A single window of Rubripirellula lacrimiformis DNA harbors:
- a CDS encoding PEP-CTERM sorting domain-containing protein (PEP-CTERM proteins occur, often in large numbers, in the proteomes of bacteria that also encode an exosortase, a predicted intramembrane cysteine proteinase. The presence of a PEP-CTERM domain at a protein's C-terminus predicts cleavage within the sorting domain, followed by covalent anchoring to some some component of the (usually Gram-negative) cell surface. Many PEP-CTERM proteins exhibit an unusual sequence composition that includes large numbers of potential glycosylation sites. Expression of one such protein has been shown restore the ability of a bacterium to form floc, a type of biofilm.), which produces MKRSTRAEDDRSLGATHTVVPTTVDRASQQDQSDSIADMLSAAFPTVLTGVASMARLSIPTLSLALAAMFSSVASAAIYVPGGTSVPGTSSDVFTWSAGAANSTFALWDNFVPPGPSAPGFSPNANSSLAIGPDASSLTFNTVNLITSGGNAYSFGNKTDASSTIRSGTTGGGFTRIVAQFETDGNELDYSSLLLTTGGGVLSPSLAIETDRGPGAMGPDQAVSFLAMWDLDSSQAEYQLDFNADGPDGNTHMSLLSYRVDSFTQASSFSPQAVPEPSTWAALGLVGGAAVWRRRSRRGTNRSQA; this is translated from the coding sequence TTGAAGCGTAGCACGCGAGCCGAAGACGACCGAAGTCTCGGTGCCACCCACACGGTGGTGCCAACGACGGTCGACCGAGCCAGCCAGCAAGACCAAAGCGATTCGATAGCCGACATGTTGTCGGCTGCGTTTCCAACTGTCCTGACTGGAGTTGCCTCGATGGCACGACTTAGCATCCCCACGCTCTCACTAGCGCTCGCCGCCATGTTCTCTTCGGTGGCTTCGGCCGCCATCTATGTTCCGGGCGGTACGTCGGTTCCCGGCACCAGCAGCGATGTATTTACCTGGTCCGCTGGAGCCGCCAACAGTACGTTCGCACTGTGGGACAATTTTGTTCCGCCGGGGCCCTCGGCTCCGGGGTTCTCGCCCAATGCGAACTCAAGTTTGGCAATTGGTCCTGACGCCAGTAGCCTTACCTTCAATACCGTCAATCTGATCACCAGTGGCGGGAACGCCTACAGTTTCGGCAACAAAACCGACGCATCTTCAACCATTCGCTCGGGCACGACAGGCGGCGGCTTTACCCGGATCGTCGCGCAGTTTGAAACCGATGGGAATGAACTGGATTATTCGTCGCTGTTGTTGACCACTGGCGGCGGAGTCCTGAGTCCCAGTCTGGCGATCGAGACCGACCGAGGACCCGGAGCGATGGGGCCAGACCAGGCGGTCAGTTTCCTAGCCATGTGGGATCTGGATTCATCGCAAGCGGAGTATCAGCTGGACTTCAATGCGGATGGCCCGGACGGCAACACCCACATGTCCTTGCTGTCTTACCGCGTCGATAGCTTCACGCAAGCCTCCAGCTTTTCGCCACAAGCGGTTCCCGAACCTAGCACGTGGGCGGCGCTTGGCCTGGTGGGTGGTGCAGCCGTTTGGCGTCGCCGATCCCGCCGCGGCACGAATCGCAGCCAAGCCTAG